One genomic region from Pagrus major chromosome 24, Pma_NU_1.0 encodes:
- the LOC140992261 gene encoding E3 SUMO-protein ligase ZBED1-like, which translates to MEGKGSGPSCSGLNLVAHPRAKSKVWKYFGFDTDADGCILHWKRIYCRVCMSQIAYSGNTSNLSYHLEKNHPVEFSEFVKSNTDQMREAFATAFSRIKNEPSGLHVQQQSQDTNLRQSLDYENRRHNDLTAAIINFICEGLYPVSVVEEPTFKTLMSTVDPGYCPPSKSDLIVKMLPQMYCRTRDMVFSELAGVVNCGVTTDLWQSQTQNRTYISLSMHSVNYNSTTGFSMTNKCLKTFEVQEDNTAENITRAMYETFVEWGITHKVSGATTNGSVDIVKACSLLDLSVEMPCLGHTINRAMDEAFQLPRVDGFLGCCRKIVDHFREPAMYLLREKQKQHGLAQCALITDRGRSWLATLAMLQRLREQQIAVTETLRESSSNHQFTFDGPDWALLEGLAEVLQPFKVVANMITSCRYPTISMVRPVLHMLLNNTLKVKEGDLKEISMTKEVISKVLSSTYSHNSQLSQEISTFLNIATFLDPRYKKLPFLSTQERSKVENNIIEEAKAILEKQIAERPCLDDFSLVSDEPPSKKQTPLRESSASCVSQDNPLAAIFCQSDADQSQEELHAQVLEELSNYKSQRVLGLNEDPLLWWSSHAPLFPTLPKVLQKYWCVPAMSVPCHRLFSSSGTVLCGKRNRLAPVLVDQQVFLYENSRSYYEPEPCEDDLDNVWEGNCLGQPLE; encoded by the coding sequence ATGGAGGGTAAAGGTTCAGGACCTTCATGCTCCGGCCTCAATCTGGTCGCACACCCACGGGCAAAAAGCAAAGTCTGGAAATACTTTGGCTTTGACACAGATGCAGATGGCTGCATATTGCACTGGAAACGGATATACTGTCGCGTATGCATGAGTCAGATTGCTTACTCTGGAAACACCTCTAATCTGTCGTACCACCTTGAAAAGAACCACCCTGTAGAGTTCAGTGAGTTTGTGAAGAGCAACACAGATCAGATGCGCGAGGCATTTGCAACAGCATTCTCCAGGATAAAGAATGAGCCTTCAGGTCTACATGTTCAGCAGCAATCCCAGGACACAAACCTAAGGCAGAGTTTAGACTATGAAAACAGACGACACAATGATCTGACTGCTGCCATCATCAACTTCATCTGCGAGGGCTTGTACCCTGTATCTGTAGTTGAAGAGCCGACTTTCAAGACCTTAATGAGCACCGTTGATCCTGGGTACTGTCCACCGAGCAAAAGCGACCTGATAGTGAAAATGCTGCCTCAGATGTATTGCCGTACACGGGACATGGTCTTTAGTGAGCTTGCTGGGGTTGTGAACTGTGGTGTTACTACCGACCTTTGGCAAAGCCAAACCCAGAATAGAACATATATTTCACTCTCTATGCATTCAGTTAATTACAACAGTACAACTGGCTTCTCTATGACCAACAAGTGCCTTAAAACTTTTGAAGTACAAGAGGACAACACAGCCGAGAACATCACCAGAGCGATGTATGAAACCTTTGTTGAGTGGGGGATTACTCATAAAGTCAGTGGTGCCACCACAAATGGTTCAGTGGACATTGTCAAAGCATGCTCACTCCTAGATCTATCTGTGGAAATGCCTTGCCTTGGACACACCATCAACCGTGCAATGGATGAAGCCTTCCAGCTGCCGCGAGTCGACGGCTTTTTGGGATGTTGCCGCAAAATTGTTGACCATTTCAGGGAACCTGCAATGTATCTGCTGAGGGAAAAACAGAAGCAGCATGGCCTTGCCCAGTGTGCACTCATCACAGACAGGGGTAGGTCTTGGTTGGCCACGTTGGCAATGTTGCAAAGACTGAGGGAGCAACAGATTGCTGTAACtgaaacactgagagagagTTCCAGCAACCATCAGTTCACCTTTGATGGTCCTGACTGGGCCTTGTTGGAGGGCTTGGCTGAAGTCCTCCAGCCTTTTAAAGTTGTCGCTAACATGATAACTTCTTGCAGGTACCCAACCATTAGCATGGTTAGGCCTGTGCTTCATATGCTGTTGAACAACACCCTCAAGGTCAAGGAAGGGGACCTCAAAGAGATCAGCATGACCAAAGAGGTAATCTCGAAGGTCCTATCAAGCACCTATTCACACAATTCACAACTATCACAAGAAATTTCCACATTCCTCAACATTGCTACCTTCCTGGATCCTCGGTACAAGAAGTTGCCCTTCCTGTCCACTCAGGAACGCTCCAAAGTTGAGAACAACATAATCGAGGAGGCAAAAGCAATCCTTGAGAAGCAGATTGCAGAGCGACCATGCCTAGATGATTTCTCCTTGGTATCTGACGAGCCACCTAGCAAAAAGCAGACACCTCTAAGAGAATCCTCAGCGAGCTGTGTATCCCAGGATAACCCTTTGGCTGCTATATTTTGCCAGTCTGATGCAGACCAGAGCCAGGAGGAGCTTCACGCACAAGTGTTAGAGGAGTTGAGCAACTACAAATCACAGCGAGTCCTAGGCCTGAATGAAGACCCTTTACTGTGGTGGTCAAGTCATGCACCCTTGTTCCCAACCCTCCCCAAGGTGCTCCAGAAGTATTGGTGTGTTCCCGCCATGAGTGTACCTTGTCATAGGCTGTTCAGCTCCTCTGGGACTGTTCTCTGTGGAAAAAGGAATCGCCTAGCTCCAGTTTTAGTAGATCAGCAGGTCTTCTTGTATGAGAACTCACGAAGCTACTATGAGCCTGAACCCTGTGAGGATGATTTGGACAATGTTTGGGAAGGAAACTGTCTGGGTCAGCCACTTGAATGA
- the dhrsx gene encoding polyprenol dehydrogenase yields MWLLSVLVPLLRLYLCGIKVLLYQTFNRSFTLPVLPKQNGRVAIVTGGTRGMGFETARHLASLGMHVVIAGNEKEEGKAAVRMIEEEGSKGKAEFVYVDLTSMKSVRQFVKTFKNKGLPLHVLVNNAGTMLVPERQTEDGFEFHFALNYLGHFLLTNLLLDLLKRSGRHGCCSRIVNMSSATHYAGVVDLDDLNRRKHYSSHGAYSQSKLALVLFTYYLQEQLMAGGFPVTVNAVDPGMVDTALYDNLWTLAQAMKKPVAKILFRTPAEGASISVYAAAASEMEGVGGCYLYNGKKRESSDSSYDSELQAKLWKKSCELAGLP; encoded by the exons ATGTGGCTGCTGTCAGTGCTGGTGCCTCTTCTCAGGCTCTATCTGTGCGGAATCAAAGTTCTTCTCTATCAGACGTTCAACAGATCGTTCACACTGCCAG TCTTACCAAAGCAAAATGGAAGGGTTGCCATTGTGACTGGGGGTACCAGAGGAATGGGTTTTGAGACAGCGAGACACCTGGCAAGCCTGGGCATGCATGTTGTCATAG CTGGGAACGAGAAAGAAGAAGGCAAAGCAGCTGTCCGGATGATTGAAGAAGAAGGCAGCAAGGGGAAAG CTGAGTTTGTCTACGTGGACCTGACCTCAATGAAATCAGTGCGACAGTTTGTAAAGACGTTCAAGAACAAAGGCCTCCCCCTCCATGTTCTGGTTAACAACG CTGGCACCATGCTGGttcctgagagacagacagaggacgGCTTCGAGTTCCACTTTGCGCTCAACTACCTCGGCCATTTCCTGCTGACCAACCTGCTGCTGGACCTGCTGAAGAGGTCAGGAAGACACGGCTGCTGCTCCAGGATCGTCAACATGTCCTCTGCTACACACTACGCAGGAGTGGTGGACCTGGATGATTTAAACAGGAG GAAACACTACAGTTCCCATGGTGCCTACTCCCAAAGCAAACTGGCTCTGGTCCTCTTCACCTACTACctgcaggagcagctgatggCTGGCGGTTTCCCAGTGACCGTCAACGCCGTGGACCCCGGCATGGTGGACACGGCGCTGTACGACAACCTGTGGACCCTTGCACAGGCAATGAAGAAACCTGTGGCCAAGATACTGTTCAGG aCTCCAGCGGAGGGAGCGTCCATATCTGTCTACGCAGCAGCTGCCTCTGAgatggagggggtggggggttgtTACCTGTACAACGGCAAGAAGAGGGAGTCCTCTGACTCCTCCTACGACTCTGAGCTACAAGCGAAGCTGTGGAAGAAGAGCTGTGAGCTGGCGGGCCTTCCGTAG
- the LOC140992061 gene encoding ETS translocation variant 5-like has translation MDGFYDQQVPFGVPESKCHIGEAERCLSERKRKFMDTELAQDTEELFQDLSQLQEIWIAEAQVPDDEQFVPDFQSNSLMLHGLPISKVKRESSPSKELSPCRKLQADMCLYSYSACDTKPAGLKALNPASTPVPCGSTHPTGPQPVKRQLQPPAPQLTNNCTPSHIPALSPSHHHNLPQANQSQHFALPRPSISCPSAPFSSEPRFQRQLSEPCVSFPHQEKTVNRPYQPLSCDGRPPYQRHLSEPLVPHGPRGFKQDLVDPRYPEPGPPGPGVAPPQTAFNHVPIKQEPRDFGFDSDVQTCQSSSFGKSSVLYQKNNVGFGHEPHLYYDDTCVVPERLEGKVKQEGLPYQRRGSLQLWQFLLTLLDNPANAHLIVWTGRNMEFKLIDPEEVARLWGIQKNRPAMNYDKLSRSLRYYYEKGIMQKVAGERYVYKFVCNPEALFSMAFPDNQRLSLKADPDAILPPSEEDSFPVPSFEEEGPYLAEGGEQCIQGLAFPDSYPY, from the exons ATGGATGGCTTTTATGATCAGCAGGTCCCTTTCGGGGTCCCTGAGAGT AAATGTCACATAGGAGAAGCAGAGAGATGTCtcagtgagaggaagaggaagttcATGGACACAGAGCTGGCTCAGGACACAGAAG AGCTCTTTCAAGATCTGAGCCAGCTCCAGGAGATATGGATCGCAGAAG CTCAGGTTCCTGATGATGAGCAGTTTGTCCCAGATTTCCAGTCCAACAGCT tgaTGCTTCATGGACTGCCTATCAGCAAAGTGAAGCGAGAGTCCAGTCCATCTAAAGAGCTGTCTCCCTGCAGAAAGCTCCAAGCTGACATGTGCCTTTATAGTTACAG tgCCTGTGACACCAAGCCAGCTGGGCTTAAAGCTCTGAATCCAGCCTCGACACCAGTACCGTGTGGCTCCACCCATCCTACTGGACCTCAACCCGTGAAGAGGCAGTTGCAACCTCCTGCCCCTCAGCTGACCAATAACTGCACCCCAAGCCACATTCCAGCCCTGAGCCCCTCCCATCACCACAACCTCCCACAGGCCAACCAAAGCCAGCACTTTGCTCTGCCACGTCCCTCCATCAGCTGCCCCAGTGCACCTTTCAGCTCAGAACCAAG GTTTCAGCGGCAGCTGTCGGAGCCCTGTGTGTCTTTCCCTCATCAGGAGAAAACGGTGAACAGACCGTACCAACCCTTGAGCTGTGATGGACGACCGCCGTACCAGCGCCACCTTTCAGAGCCCCTGGTTCCCCACGGCCCCCGAGGTTTCAAACAGGATCTGGTGGATCCGCGATACCCAGAACCAGGACCACCCGGTCCAGGTGTGGCCCCGCCCCAAACTGCCTTCAACCATGTCCCAATCAAACAAGAGCCAAGAGACTTTGGCTTCGACTCAG ATGTTCAAACCTGCCAGTCGTCATCATTTGGAAAGTCTTCAGTTTTGTACCAGAAGAACAATGTtg GGTTTGGTCATGAGCCACATTTGTACTATGATGACACTTGTGTTGTGCCAGAAAGACTGGAAG GTAAAGTGAAGCAGGAGGGTTTGCCGTACCAGCGCCGGGGCTCCCTGCAGCTCTGGCAGTTCCTGCTCACACTGTTGGACAACCCGGCCAACGCACACCTGATCGTCTGGACGGGACGGAACATGGAGTTTAAACTCATCGACCCTGAAGAG GTGGCCCGACTCTGGGGGATCCAAAAGAATCGACCAGCCATGAACTATGACAAGCTGAGCCGCTCACTGAGATACTACTATGAGAAGGGCATCATGCAGAAG GTGGCCGGGGAGAGGTATGTCTACAAATTCGTATGCAACCCTGAGGCGCTCTTCTCCATGGCTTTCCCAGACAACCAGAGACTGAGCCTGAAGGCCGACCCAGACGCCATCCTACCTCCCAGCGAGGAGGACAGCTTCCCCGTGCCCAGCTTCGAGGAGGAGGGTCCATACCTCGCTGAGGGAGGGGAGCAGTGCATCCAGGGGCTGGCTTTCCCAGACAGCTACCCGTACTAG